From the genome of Bactrocera neohumeralis isolate Rockhampton unplaced genomic scaffold, APGP_CSIRO_Bneo_wtdbg2-racon-allhic-juicebox.fasta_v2 ctg2550, whole genome shotgun sequence:
CGCAAGCGGCTTGGAGGCGGTTGCAGTACTCTTCCTTTTCGTCCAGACGCTGAAGGAGAAGACGTTGTGGTCCGACTGCCGCCGACACTCCGCCGTGCATCGCTCGAGTAACGCCGTAGCGCAGCGTTTCGGCAACGAGAGTGTTCCACGCAGAAGGAGTGGGCACGTCTCGCTGCTGGGGTGCGCAGGAAGATGCGTTCCTCAAGTGATCATCATCTACGGCAGCAGAGAGGACAGCAAGGGGAAAGCAGGTCGAGAACTCCTCTTTCGGGGGGAACGGTTCGTCGCTGGAGCCGCTGGTGCTCGCGGATGAGCCGATACGGTGTTGTCAATGGCTTCTCCGACAAATGCACTGCTACAAAGAGGACAATCTTTGGCCGCCTCACTGTCGCTAAGCACTGGTGCACTCATTCGTTTGCAGgagaaaaaaatcaaagcagCATACTAACATGCAAATCGCTTTTTCTTTTTCCTCGTTCTTTTCCCccagtgtatgtgtgtgtgtgtgtgtgtctgtgttgtgtgtgtgtgttgcacttTCTCTAGCAAGACCGCATTCAATaacgaaaagtgaaaatgcAACGATTCGAGTGGGCAGAATGAGTCACTCTGCTTTGATCGTCATCCCACTCATTCGTGCTTTCCTTTCGACGCGTGTCTTTATTCGCTTTTTATGATTGACACGACGTCCTTCACCGTCACACTGCCCGCTGTAGTTCActctgttgctgttgttttgggATCGCGGCCGCCGTAGCTGAACAAAATGGACCAGCAACAAGAAGAGGAAAAAGGGGGAACAAATAGAATAGCAGCGTACAAACGCAACACGCAAATAGAGGGAAAGGAAGAGATCTTTCTCCGCGGTGGGTAACACTAGCAGCGCTTTTGCTTAGGTGGAAGCGTTGATCTCtttgatttgttttatttttcatgttGCTGGTGTGGTGCTCCCGCCAAGGTCGCTGCGCGGGGAAAAAGACCCGTTGTACGCGTGGCACTGTCGCTTGCAGGGGCACGCCTGTGTGCGCCACAGGACTGCTTTGCCTTGTCTGGATTACGTCACGTGCAAGGTTCTGTATGCGcactttctttttgttgtttttgatctTATTCTTGTTggtgttcttgttgtttttcttttgtttttaagcGAGACGTTTGATGATGTGAAGACCACTGTCGGTTTGCACAACACCACTGATCTCTCCAACACGCAGGCTGCGCACGGCGTCTTCAAATGGCTTCATCATTTCGCCCGGACCGAAGAAGCCGAGATCCCCGCCTTTGGCGAAGCTGCCGCAATCGGAGCGAGCCTGGGCGGCCTCTTCAAAGGTGAGTTTTCCATCCTGGATATCCTTCAGCCAACGACTGAGTTCCTCCAGAGCCTCCTGGTAGCTCACATTAGACGTGCTCGCGCCAGTGCGACGAGAAACTGGGTTGCGGCTGCCATTGAACTTAATAAGCAGATGCTCAGCGCGTAGTTGCTCAGACATTGTCTCTGCGATCAacgacaaaaaagaaaaaaaaataaaggggAAGCGGTTGCGGTAAACAAAAACGATGATGCGGTGTGTTGCAAAAAAAAGAATCGAGACTTAGGAATAGGGAGACTTGGAAGATCTTTAGGAGAGAACGCACCATGAAGACGGCGCTCGTGGAAGAGGAAAAGCAACAAAGGAAACGCTGTTTCAGACGGCACAGGAGCGCCCGGTTGCAAGCGGTGCGTGGTCTTTCTTCTGCTCCTTCTACTCTCCTCGCTTTCAGCTGACAGGGGAGCCGGCTTTTCTGCAGTCGCCACACCGTGCTGCCACGACAAAAAAGGAAAGACAGTTGAAAACGCAGAAGAAAACCAGCCGATCAAAATTCGTGGAGCGTTGTCGCATTGCTACCCCGCaatggttgttgttgtcttgTTTGTGTGTTTCGTGTTCGTGCTGCCTCAAAAGCAGTTATTGCGTTTTCACTTTGTGCATTTGAGATGAGGGGAAGGAAGTCCTTTATTCTTTTCTTGTGTGCGCAGAGTGCTTCTGCATATCTAGACGGATTGACGGGTGTCGCTgcaggagagagagagagagagagagagaaggcGGAGACAGAGGAGCGGGGGGAGAAGAAGGAAAGGAGAATCACCCGCCCTCTCAAAGGGATGCTACTGACCGAGGGCGAGAGCACCAACGGTGACGACGGGAACGTCACTTGCCAGAGCGTAAGCAGCCAGTGTCGGGGAGTCGGTGCAGATGGCCACGCGCTCGCCGAATTTGCTGCGAAGATAGAACGTGTACTCTAGAATGCCTTGGTGCGTGGTGGCCTCGCGGGGGTCTCGGTTCAAGAAATTCCAACTCGGACACAGACATGGGCGCCCCTCCGTCGGCGCCACAGGGGTCGCCATGCGAGAGGAAGGCGGAGCAGCCACCGACGGCGGTGCATCCCAGCCCGGGATACGGGGCTGCAACAAGGGCAGGAGCTCCGCGTACTCGTGCCAAGAAGGCAGCACCGCCGCTGCCGATGCGAGCGCGATGCGTTCGCCCTCTCGCTGCTCGTCGAGGATGAATGCCGCCTTCCACTCGGCGATAAGGTCAGGGCATCGCCGGCCGCCGCGATCAATGCACGCATCGCCGACGGCCCCTCATCCTTCTCGTCGTTCTCCCTcaccgcagcagcagcagcgttgCTGTGCTCCTCACCCATCGGCGGTACATCCGCGACGCCCTGCACACCCGAAACGTCGTCCAGCAAGTCCGCAAGGTTTGAGAGGTACCCTTTCACGTCGGTGGGTAGTCGCAGCATATTTCTGTCCGTTATGACGGCAAAA
Proteins encoded in this window:
- the LOC126766793 gene encoding uncharacterized protein LOC126766793; the encoded protein is MSEQLRAEHLLIKFNGSRNPVSRRTGASTSNVSYQEALEELSRWLKDIQDGKLTFEEAAQARSDCGSFAKGGDLGFFGPGEMMKPFEDAVRSLRVGEISGVVQTDSGLHIIKRLA